AAGAGTGTGCCTTTGTCTGCATATTCAAATTTTCCCTGCACTTTTGCCATGGCGCCGGTGAAGGCCCCTTTTTCATGACCGAAAAGCTCTGCTTCCAAAAGGTTATCTGGAATAGCACCGCAATTAATCGGAATAAACGGTCCCCCACTGCGGAGACTTGCTGAATGTATAGCGCGAGCCACCAGCTCTTTACCGGTTCCGCTCTCACCATTTATCATCACTGCAACATCAGATGCCGCAATTTTCCGAATTGTTGAAAAAACAGTTTGCATCTCAGAGCACTGGCCTAAAATGCCCCCATATTCCCCGGGGCGGTTTTTAAGTTCGCCCTGCAATCGCTTGTTCTCGTTCTCAAGTAAATGGAGTTGAAACGCTCTTGAGAGGATAACTTTCAATTCATCAAGGTTCACCGGTTTTTGAATGAAATCATAGGCTCCCATTTCTATTGATTTCAGGGCATTTACCCTCTCATCATTACCGCTGATGACAATGACTTTAATGGAGGGATCGATTTTGAGCATTTCCGTCAGACACCGAAACCCTTCATCTGAGGTCTCGACAAATGGTGGAAGCCCCAAATCAAGGGTTATTACCGATGGCCGGTGTTTAGTGAAATAGGCCAAAGCCTCTGCCACATTAGCTGCAAGCATTATCTGATAATCCTTGCTGAGCCCCCATTTGAGCTGTTTTCGGATATCCTCATTATCATCTACAATAAGCAGTTTTTCCATTTTACTAAACCCTTCCAAATTGTCAGTAAAGAGGT
This window of the Geoanaerobacter pelophilus genome carries:
- the prsR gene encoding PEP-CTERM-box response regulator transcription factor, which produces MEKLLIVDDNEDIRKQLKWGLSKDYQIMLAANVAEALAYFTKHRPSVITLDLGLPPFVETSDEGFRCLTEMLKIDPSIKVIVISGNDERVNALKSIEMGAYDFIQKPVNLDELKVILSRAFQLHLLENENKRLQGELKNRPGEYGGILGQCSEMQTVFSTIRKIAASDVAVMINGESGTGKELVARAIHSASLRSGGPFIPINCGAIPDNLLEAELFGHEKGAFTGAMAKVQGKFEYADKGTLFLDEIGELPPPLQVKLLRFLQEKLVQRVGGREDIPVDARIIAATNIDITKAMSEGAFREDLYYRISVVTLELPPLRSRGEDIALLATFFLRKFNEDFRKKVRGYSASAMDALRGYTWPGNVRELENKVQRAVLMATGNLIEPEDLGFTPQTGSAAARGGALTLREARERLEIDLIRGSLSANAGNIAKAADDLGVSRPTLYDLIKKYSIEV